In Microvenator marinus, one genomic interval encodes:
- a CDS encoding putative metal-binding motif-containing protein codes for MKKYQAVIIASVVWGCSSDPQTPVIGDRPDAGVDMPADNNTSDMTVTPDMTTEPDLPVDMVSEDMPSDMGPAIRTLVNYRSCELDSDCPVGLGTCVLEIPLNRPDADGRDRVPLNEIFPELAQGQGVCSSVCTVNTESCSELSVNGNTPDPQPYVCQVIFEGQSPYPNPAPALPFDGELSPSELTAGVPFGAICRPPFQLSPDVDDGFCAPCVGGEACAGSAVCWDALTGEAAADGEAGTCLGACEGECPSGFECADIAGGSYCRPIVDTCTACLDRDGDGRGTGRCGGAAQPVTPVDCNDLNADVYYDAVNPGHAFPEFCAPENDYNCNGLSDAEEQIASTLWGDDHCTACGDTCSGDVLNGSLSCVQGVCTAICEMTHASCDGDARNGCEQPVDDTSRIYYRDSDGDGFGDPNVPQFACDPALPPAGFVDNDDDCDDTSDQARPGGTEVCDGLDNDCDGDFDEGITFNSNGTNDCNAAAQGICANGTAQCDGVAGWTCLAADPEVEMCNGLDDNCDGQVDLTNGVPPVGAPIWYPDCDNDGYGVQPGALSRCFEPQTAPTACPNGSWSTVNTDCNDSDPSINPGRMEDCSTAADDNCLANDPPNTWTNAKSYYFDRDGDGYSPTPNSRTPYCTIIPNNWSEALFNQSDCDDNNASVNPSATETCNTPYDDDCDGQVHDAATGKVRRYRDVDGDGYGPNTSGFDFCFSSMTTNEQNTYPTSNGGDCNDSTTQRQVASNGHLYTGVDQAPNKIEVCEGLDNNCDGVIDDGCPVDFNVRNARSANDVKGSGSGWQLFECPGNKVMSGIRVRGKIPAGFCGGETGVFGVHAICTDPNISVNTNNNPFTYTTVNSSSEEGSILGFAPGPDGGCGWNTITDNTLNCSGDSSMRGFIGRSGARIDRIGPVCVQRTLTTSVTPATLNLSSESNGSQAPSGWNGGGDFRTTCANNEVVKGFWGAFQNNRLTAVDLRCIDMSLINR; via the coding sequence ATGAAGAAGTACCAAGCAGTAATCATTGCGTCTGTGGTGTGGGGCTGTAGCTCTGACCCTCAGACGCCCGTGATTGGGGATCGACCCGATGCCGGCGTGGATATGCCCGCGGATAATAACACTTCCGATATGACGGTCACACCGGACATGACTACTGAGCCCGACCTGCCGGTCGACATGGTCTCCGAAGACATGCCGTCGGACATGGGTCCAGCAATCAGAACTCTGGTTAATTATCGTAGTTGTGAACTCGACTCGGATTGCCCAGTCGGACTCGGGACCTGTGTACTTGAGATTCCTTTGAACAGGCCTGACGCAGACGGCAGGGATCGTGTGCCTCTCAACGAGATCTTCCCCGAGCTTGCTCAGGGACAAGGCGTGTGCTCTTCGGTCTGTACGGTGAACACTGAGTCCTGCTCGGAGCTCTCGGTCAACGGCAACACGCCTGACCCTCAGCCTTATGTGTGTCAGGTGATCTTCGAGGGTCAATCGCCCTATCCGAATCCTGCGCCGGCTCTGCCGTTCGATGGGGAACTTTCGCCTTCGGAACTTACGGCAGGTGTGCCTTTTGGCGCGATTTGCCGCCCTCCGTTCCAACTCAGTCCTGATGTAGACGACGGCTTTTGCGCTCCATGCGTTGGCGGCGAGGCGTGCGCGGGCTCTGCAGTATGTTGGGACGCATTGACCGGCGAAGCCGCTGCAGATGGTGAGGCTGGAACCTGCCTGGGTGCATGTGAGGGCGAATGTCCTTCGGGTTTCGAGTGCGCTGATATCGCGGGTGGTTCGTATTGTAGGCCTATCGTGGATACCTGTACCGCATGTTTGGACCGCGATGGGGACGGACGTGGAACCGGACGTTGCGGCGGTGCCGCGCAGCCCGTGACACCTGTGGATTGTAACGACCTGAACGCAGATGTGTATTACGACGCCGTCAATCCAGGTCACGCCTTCCCAGAGTTCTGCGCGCCGGAAAACGACTACAACTGTAACGGTCTTTCAGATGCGGAGGAGCAGATCGCGAGCACCCTTTGGGGAGATGACCACTGCACGGCCTGTGGAGACACGTGCTCCGGCGATGTGCTCAATGGCTCGCTCAGCTGTGTTCAAGGCGTCTGTACAGCCATTTGTGAGATGACCCACGCAAGCTGCGATGGCGATGCACGAAACGGCTGTGAACAACCCGTAGACGACACGAGCCGCATTTACTATCGGGACTCAGATGGTGACGGTTTTGGAGACCCCAACGTTCCTCAGTTCGCCTGTGACCCAGCCCTTCCTCCTGCCGGATTTGTGGACAACGATGACGATTGTGATGACACCAGCGACCAGGCGAGACCCGGAGGCACGGAAGTGTGTGACGGACTCGACAACGACTGCGATGGTGACTTCGACGAAGGCATCACGTTCAACTCAAACGGCACCAACGACTGCAACGCCGCGGCACAGGGGATTTGTGCGAACGGCACCGCCCAATGTGACGGAGTCGCAGGTTGGACATGTCTCGCTGCAGACCCTGAAGTAGAAATGTGTAACGGTCTCGACGACAACTGCGACGGACAGGTCGACCTGACCAATGGTGTACCTCCAGTCGGCGCGCCGATTTGGTACCCCGATTGCGATAACGACGGATATGGCGTTCAGCCAGGCGCGTTGTCGAGGTGCTTTGAGCCACAAACCGCTCCTACCGCTTGTCCAAACGGCAGCTGGTCTACGGTCAACACCGACTGCAATGACTCCGATCCGAGTATCAATCCTGGGCGAATGGAGGACTGCTCAACAGCTGCAGACGACAACTGTTTGGCAAATGATCCCCCAAATACATGGACCAACGCAAAATCCTACTACTTCGATCGCGATGGCGATGGCTACTCACCCACTCCTAACTCGCGCACTCCCTATTGCACCATCATTCCGAACAACTGGTCAGAAGCGCTCTTCAACCAATCTGACTGCGACGACAACAACGCGTCGGTGAACCCGAGCGCCACAGAAACCTGCAATACGCCTTACGATGACGACTGCGACGGACAGGTCCACGACGCTGCTACCGGAAAAGTTAGGCGCTACAGGGATGTCGATGGAGACGGATATGGCCCCAACACAAGTGGCTTTGACTTCTGCTTCTCATCGATGACAACGAATGAGCAGAATACATATCCAACTTCCAATGGTGGCGATTGCAATGATTCGACGACGCAGCGCCAGGTGGCTTCGAATGGACACCTCTACACCGGGGTTGACCAAGCACCGAACAAGATTGAGGTGTGCGAAGGGCTCGACAATAACTGCGACGGAGTCATCGACGACGGCTGTCCCGTGGATTTCAACGTACGCAACGCCCGAAGTGCCAACGACGTGAAAGGTAGCGGTTCCGGATGGCAACTCTTCGAATGCCCAGGAAACAAGGTCATGTCCGGCATACGTGTACGTGGGAAGATCCCGGCAGGCTTTTGTGGAGGTGAAACCGGAGTGTTTGGTGTGCACGCCATTTGCACAGACCCAAACATCTCGGTAAACACCAACAACAATCCATTTACGTACACAACGGTCAACTCTTCGAGCGAGGAGGGTAGTATTCTTGGCTTTGCACCGGGACCCGACGGAGGATGCGGATGGAACACGATTACCGACAACACCCTCAATTGCTCGGGAGACAGCTCAATGCGTGGGTTCATCGGACGCAGTGGTGCTCGAATCGATAGAATTGGGCCCGTATGCGTCCAACGGACCTTGACGACGAGCGTGACTCCCGCCACTCTCAACCTCTCCTCGGAAAGCAACGGATCGCAAGCTCCTTCGGGCTGGAATGGTGGCGGAGACTTCCGGACTACGTGCGCCAACAACGAAGTCGTCAAGGGCTTCTGGGGTGCGTTCCAGAACAATCGCCTGACCGCAGTCGACCTTCGATGCATCGATATGTCGCTCATCAATCGATGA